ATAATAGGTACCCCCACCCCAGGCAGAGTTAGTGAGCCGTGTAATAGGCGACCATTTCGCGCGGTTCGGGGGGGCACTTGAGTCAGCCGCCTAGCCCGACTGCGTCTTGACCCCTATCCAATTTTTGGGCCAATTCCCCCTTCGTACTACCCAAAAATGAGATTCTTGCCGAATCCGAGTTTGCTGCTCCAACCATTACCAAACTAATACCTATTCTGTTTAGTACTTCAGGTGCTTCTCTTGCGTATAATGTCAATCCCGTAGCGGATCAATTCCAACGAGCCTTTCAAACTAGTACTTTTTGTAATCGACTCTATAGCTTCTTCAATAAACGCTGGTTCTTCGATCAAGTTTTGAATGACTTTCTAGTCAGATCCTTCCTGCGTTTCGGATATTCAGTCTCATTCTCAGCTTTAGACAAAGGTGCTATTGAGATATTGGGCCCCTATGGTATCTCGTACACATTCCGACGATTGGCCGAGCGAATAAGTCAACTTCAAAGTGGATTTGTTGTGCGAAGAGTGCGTTATGACCCGTGGCCGCCTGCCTGGTGGGGGCGGCTCCTCCGTTGTGGGTAAACGGGAAACCCGACTCTACGAACCCGAGGAAAGGCTGCACAGCAGTAGTCAGGGCGTTCAGACCGGAGCTTTTTGTAGTGCTAGCAGTAATGCAAGTGAATGAATCCCATCCCCTATCAAGTTCAGTGCTTACGCCCCTTTAGAGATAGTTAGAATATCGAGACTGAAAAGAGGCAGAAAGAGAAAGATAGGCTTTCTTTTACtagaacctactatttggaagaaagcctTCCTTCTTAGCAGCTCTTTTCTTGAAAGTTCTTCATATCAACTTCTTAGTTGAGAGGTTAGAAGGAGCGAGACCGCATACTAAGAAAGAGAGGGGCGCGCTAGCCTAGCGCTATAATAATATTCACAAGGTTAGGGGGCTGAAAAGCTCTTGTTTGCTGTCTACTTCGCGAGCCTGAACAGCCCCGTTCTGTAACTTCCCTTCTTTCGTCCGTCCACGAGGCtgtaaaaagagagaaaggggCGGCTATCTAGTGGGAGTCGTTTCGGTGTATGCCACGAGGTCCCTATAGACAAGGGGGACAAGTGAATCATCGCTTTTGGGCGCAGGCAGCCCTCTCTACCATCCATCCCATTGCATTCCATCGTCTCGTATTGCTTTACTAAGCCGTATCAGACCAGTCACCTGGACCCGTCCGCTTTAGTTTCATTCTAgtgactttctttttctctcctttcagtcgagtttcttcgaaccgccccgtgggagtcgagttcttCCTTACTCCGGACAGGTGAATATGGAATGAAGCTActccgcaaattctttgctccttataTTATAATTGCCACTAGATCTTTTAGGTGAGAgaaaggttcaaagaagatttccctttcatcttcttcttcattttgatATTGATAGGGATCCCCATTCATTCCTAGATTCCCGTCACTACGGATTGATTGTCCCTACCTAACTACATGGTAGTGGTCTAGGGAGCGCAATTGCTTAGAGCACGGGAGAATGAATAGTAATGATTTCAGCAAGAGCAGCCGGACGGACTACTATAGTGAGTCTAGTGACTACGTCAGTCGAGTTGAGTCAAAAGGTATGGTATAGCAGCCTTTCCGAGCGAGCCTCTGGGATCTCCTGTAAACCCCCATGATGTGGTAAAGGGAGGATATTAGGGGAAGCAGTGAGTGGAGATTCCCCTGCAGAGAGCCGGATGAGGGGAGACCTTCACGTCCGGTTCGGAGGGCGGGGATATCCCGACCCTACTATCATTATGCCTTTGCAATCTTACTATTTGTGACCTTTTCTCGTATGTGGGACTCTCTATCTTCTTGGGTAGATAATCGATCGTCTTTCATTTTGATAGTGAGTCGTTTTTCTCATAATAAGTAAAGAAGAAGATCTGAGGTTATGCAATAGACCCGTGTtggagagaaagaggaagaaagggAACTTCAAGACTCATAAGTGCTCTTTcagtttcattctctctttagAGCTCCTCTATTCATTGATTCCTTCTTCATATCAACTTCTTAGTTTCCCACTAGGCGGGATCTCCGCGAAGCTGCAGGATGGCTTGGTAAGCAAGCAAGCAGTTATGTAGGCGCCAACTCCAagttctttctcttctttctttttgatttGGACTTGGTTGGCAGGGTCAGGGCCTTTCTCGCTGGGCGAGCGCATCCGATTCTCAAGTCCTTTCCTAAACCACTTCCCGTTCAGTTGCTGAAATCTCGAGAAAAGCTTGATAAATGAGATGGAGTTCCACGAATATGCAGGCTAGAAAGATGCTATTTGCTGCTATTCTATCTATTTGTGCATTAAGTTCGAAGAAGATCTCAATCTATAATGAAGAAATGATAGTAGCGAGTTCTTTTATAGGCTTTCTTATATTAAGTCGGAAGAATTTAGGTAAGACTTTCAAAGCGACTTTCGACGGGAGAATCCAGGCTATTCAGGAAGAATCGCAGCAATTTCCCAATCCTAACGAAGTAGTTCCGGAGGAATCCAATGAACAACAACGATTACTTAGGATCAGTTTGCGAATTTGTGGCACCGTAGTCGAATCATTACCAATGGCGCGCTATGCGCCTAAGTGCGAAAAGACAGTGCAAGCTTTGTTATGCCGAAACCTAAATGTGAAGTCAGCAACACTTCCAAATGCCACTTCTTCCCGTCGCATCCGTCTTCAGGACGATCTAGTCACAGGGTTTTCACTTCTCAGTGAGTGAAAGATTTGTCCCGGGTGTACGTTGAAAGCTTCTATAGTCGAACTCATTCGAGAGGGCTTGGTGGTCTTAAGAATGGTTCGGGTGGGGGGTTCTCTTAAGAAGAAATCAGACAAATAGAATCTAATTCATTTCATGCTAAGAGAAGAGCGAATCCAATACCAAGACGAATTCTCAGGAAGTGCAGCAAGTACTTGAGTCATTTTTTGGTATCATGCCCCACGAGTGAGTTGCCAAGTGCCCCCTAGCCTAAAAGGGCAGTCTACCACAAGATCGAGTGGAAGCCTGGAGCCAAACCCGGAGcccctcttttcttttctttattccaGACGGTAGCCTTGTGCATTGATTATCGGGCGCTCAACAAGGTAAGCTAACCATCAAGAACAAGTATCCACTTtgccctctcctttcagtcgagccctaaTCAATGAAATAAAGGCGAGATACTTCGAGAAGTTGGATCTACGGTCGGGCAACTACCAAGTGCGTATCGCGGAAGGAGACGAGCCAGACCTGTGTGACAAGCAAGCAAGCAACCTAATAAAGGGGCATTTTCTTTGGTTATGCCTTTTGGACTCACCAATGCCCCTGCCACGTTCTGCACCCTCCACAATGAGCTATTCCACCCTAGACGACTGGTGATATACTTTTTGGGCCTATAGCTATTCGTTAAACGACCACCCAcgaccccttgttcattgaggcggtattAAGGAAGAAGAACCTCTATGTAAAGACGGAGGGGAGATCCTCTTCCTAGGGCATTGGATGAGCATCAGAGCCATCGAGGAGTGGCAAGCACCTACCAAGGTGAGTGAGCTAAGATCCTTTTTAGGGCTCGTGAACTATTACCGAAGATTCATGGTAAGTTACTCTCAGAGGTCTGCTCAACTCTTTCATCTCCTAAACTCAAGAAGGACGTACGGACCGATCATGGCATTTCCCACTTCTCGGAAAAGTGTCCAAGAGCTTTTGAGGACAAGAAGGAGGCATGATGACGGAGTATTGCAGTTGCCAGATTAGACTAAGCCATTTTGAAGTACACACGGATGCCTCAGACTATGCCATAGGCTTTCTTTATTCAGGTAAGTAGCATCAAAGAAGGGAAAGCT
This sequence is a window from Cucumis melo cultivar AY unplaced genomic scaffold, USDA_Cmelo_AY_1.0 utg001212l, whole genome shotgun sequence. Protein-coding genes within it:
- the LOC127147103 gene encoding ATP synthase protein MI25-like, which translates into the protein MRWSSTNMQARKMLFAAILSICALSSKKISIYNEEMIVASSFIGFLILSRKNLGKTFKATFDGRIQAIQEESQQFPNPNEVVPEESNEQQRLLRISLRICGTVVESLPMARYAPKCEKTVQALLCRNLNVKSATLPNATSSRRIRLQDDLVTGFSLLSE